A window from Theobroma cacao cultivar B97-61/B2 chromosome 3, Criollo_cocoa_genome_V2, whole genome shotgun sequence encodes these proteins:
- the LOC18606366 gene encoding uncharacterized protein LOC18606366 isoform X2, producing MAATTNTTTTPVDAVSADELTAKAVHKRYEGLVMVRTKAIKGKGAWYWAHLEPMLVHNTDTGLPKAVKLRCSLCDAVFSASNPSRTASEHLKRGTCPNFNSLAKPISSVSPSPTTVATATATQSNRKRSSSSVTVTATGGVLVGSGSGSGSGLGCSYQVTPLAIVDPSRFCGELAYSPSPGAVVTASGGSLVPQHQQHLVLSGGKEDLGALAMLEDSVKKLKSPKTSPGPTLSKSQIECAVDFLADWIYECCGSVSFSSLEHPKFRAFLNQVGLPPVSRRELAGSRLDVKYEEVKSESEARIRDAMFFQVASDGWKAKSFASGEESLVNLMVNLPNGTSLYRRAVFLSGAVPSKYAEEVLWETVTGICGNAVQQCAGIVADKFKAKALRNLENQHHWMVNLSCQFQGLNSLIKDFSKELPLFKTVTENALKLANFINNTSQIRISFQKYQLQECGSADLLRVPLRDHESLNFGPVYTMIEDILNSARALQLLLLDETYKMVSMEDPVARDVAEMIRDMGFWNDLEAVHSLVKLIKEMAQEIETERPLVGKCLPLWDDLRTRVKDWCSKFHIAEGQVEKVIERRFKKNYHPAWAAAYILDPLYLIRDASGKYLPPFKCLTLEQEKDVDKLITRLVSREEAHIALMELMKWRTEGLDPVYAQAVQMKERDPVTGKMKIANPQSSRLIWETHLTEFKSLGKVAVRLIFLHATSCGFKCSWSLLRWVGAHGHSRVGMDRAQKLIFVAAHSKLERRDFSSDEEKDAELFALANEACDKDIVGLERPP from the exons ATGGCTGCCACGACTAATACGACAACGACTCCAGTGGACGCAGTCTCAGCCGACGAGTTAACAGCCAAGGCCGTACACAAAAGGTACGAAGGGTTAGTCATGGTTCGAACCAAGGCAATAAAAGGTAAAGGAGCTTGGTATTGGGCTCATCTCGAGCCCATGCTCGTTCATAACACTGATACCGGGCTCCCCAAAGCTGTAAAGCTCCGGTGCTCTTTGTGCGACGCTGTTTTCTCGGCTTCTAATCCTTCAAGAACAGCTTCAGAACATCTAAAGAGGGGAACTTGTCCCAACTTTAACTCTCTTGCCAAACCCATTTCTTCTGTTTCTCCATCTCCAACAACGGTGGCAACAGCAACCGCAACTCAAAGTAATAGGAAACGAAGCTCTTCTTCGGTTACTGTAACTGCCACTGGCGGTGTCCTTGTTGGTTCGGGTTCTGGTTCTGGTTCAGGTTTGGGTTGTTCTTATCAGGTTACTCCGTTGGCTATTGTTGATCCTTCAAGGTTTTGCGGAGAGTTAGCTTACTCGCCGTCGCCAGGGGCGGTTGTGACGGCGAGTGGTGGAAGTTTGGTGCCGCAACATCAGCAGCATTTGGTTTTGTCTGGAGGGAAAGAGGATTTAGGTGCTTTGGCTATGTTGGAAGATAGTGTAAAGAAGCTAAAAAGTCCTAAAACTTCACCTGGGCCAACTTTAAGCAAGTCCCAGATTGAGTGTGCAGTTGATTTTTTAGCTGATTGGATTTATGAGTGTTGTGGGTCGGTTTCGTTTTCGAGTCTTGAACATCCAAAGTTTAGAGCTTTTCTTAATCAGGTCGGGTTGCCACCAGTTTCAAGGAGGGAACTTGCTGGTAGTAGATTGGATGTTAAGTATGAAGAAGTGAAATCTGAATCCGAGGCAAGGATTAGAGATGCTATGTTCTTTCAGGTTGCATCGGATGGGTGGAAAGCTAAGAGCTTTGCTAGTGGGGAAGAGAGCTTGGTGAATTTGATGGTGAATTTGCCTAATGGGACTAGTTTGTATAGAAGGGCAGTTTTTCTTAGTGGTGCTGTTCCTTCTAAATATGCAGAGGAGGTCTTGTGGGAGACTGTAACGGGAATTTGTGGGAATGCTGTGCAGCAATGTGCAGGGATTGTTGCTGATAAGTTTAAGGCTAAAGCATTGAGGAATTTGGAGAATCAGCATCATTGGATGGTTAATCTTTCTTGTCAGTTTCAGGGTTTGAATAGTTTGATTAAGGACTTTAGCAAGGAGCTTCCTTTGTTCAAGACAGTGACAGAGAACGCCTTGAAGCTTGcaaatttcataaataataCGAGTCAAATTCGCATTAGCTTTCAGAAGTATCAGTTGCAGGAGTGTGGGAGTGCCGATTTATTGAGAGTGCCCTTGCGCGACCATGAAAGCTTGAATTTTGGACCTGTATATACAATGATTGAAGATATATTGAACTCAGCTCGGGCACTTCAGTTGCTTTTGCTTGACGAAACGTATAAGATGGTATCCATGGAGGATCCAGTTGCTAGGGATGTTGCAGAGATGATTCGAGATATGGGGTTTTGGAATGATTTAGAGGCAGTGCATTCATTGGTTAAATTGATCAAAGAAATGGCTCAAGAGATAGAGACAGAAAGACCACTGGTTGGGAAATGCCTGCCACTTTGGGATGATCTTAGAACCAGGGTGAAAGATTGGTGTTCTAAATTTCACATTGCAGAAGGTCAAGTGGAGAAAGTGATTGAAAGGCGGTTCAAGAAGAATTACCACCCGGCTTGGGCGGCTGCATATATACTTGATCCACTTTATTTGATTAGAGACGCCAGTGGGAAGTACCTTCCCCCATTCAAATGCTTGACACTTGAGCAAGAAAAGGATGTTGACAAGCTGATAACCAGGCTTGTATCTAGAGAGGAGGCTCATATTGCTCTTATGGAGCTTATGAAATGGAGAACAGAAGGGCTTGATCCGGTATATGCACAAGCTGTGCAGATGAAGGAGAGAGATCCAGTCACTGGGAAGATGAAAATTGCTAATCCCCAGAGCAGTAGGCTTATTTGGGAAACTCATCTTACTGAGTTCAAGTCCCTAGGAAAAGTTGCAGTTAGGCTTATTTTCCTTCATGCAACTTCATGTGGATTCAAATGCAGTTGGTCTTTGTTGAGATGGGTAGGTGCACATGGGCATTCAAGGGTAGGCATGGACAGGGCTCAAAAGTTGATATTTGTTGCAGCACATTCCAAGCTCGAGAGGCGGGATTTTTCCAGCGATGAAGAGAAGGATGCGGAGCTTTTCGCATTGGCAAACG AAGCATGTGACAAAGATATTGTCGGACTGGAGAGACCACCGTAA
- the LOC18606366 gene encoding uncharacterized protein LOC18606366 isoform X1, with product MAATTNTTTTPVDAVSADELTAKAVHKRYEGLVMVRTKAIKGKGAWYWAHLEPMLVHNTDTGLPKAVKLRCSLCDAVFSASNPSRTASEHLKRGTCPNFNSLAKPISSVSPSPTTVATATATQSNRKRSSSSVTVTATGGVLVGSGSGSGSGLGCSYQVTPLAIVDPSRFCGELAYSPSPGAVVTASGGSLVPQHQQHLVLSGGKEDLGALAMLEDSVKKLKSPKTSPGPTLSKSQIECAVDFLADWIYECCGSVSFSSLEHPKFRAFLNQVGLPPVSRRELAGSRLDVKYEEVKSESEARIRDAMFFQVASDGWKAKSFASGEESLVNLMVNLPNGTSLYRRAVFLSGAVPSKYAEEVLWETVTGICGNAVQQCAGIVADKFKAKALRNLENQHHWMVNLSCQFQGLNSLIKDFSKELPLFKTVTENALKLANFINNTSQIRISFQKYQLQECGSADLLRVPLRDHESLNFGPVYTMIEDILNSARALQLLLLDETYKMVSMEDPVARDVAEMIRDMGFWNDLEAVHSLVKLIKEMAQEIETERPLVGKCLPLWDDLRTRVKDWCSKFHIAEGQVEKVIERRFKKNYHPAWAAAYILDPLYLIRDASGKYLPPFKCLTLEQEKDVDKLITRLVSREEAHIALMELMKWRTEGLDPVYAQAVQMKERDPVTGKMKIANPQSSRLIWETHLTEFKSLGKVAVRLIFLHATSCGFKCSWSLLRWVGAHGHSRVGMDRAQKLIFVAAHSKLERRDFSSDEEKDAELFALANGEDDVLNEVLVETSSVSM from the exons ATGGCTGCCACGACTAATACGACAACGACTCCAGTGGACGCAGTCTCAGCCGACGAGTTAACAGCCAAGGCCGTACACAAAAGGTACGAAGGGTTAGTCATGGTTCGAACCAAGGCAATAAAAGGTAAAGGAGCTTGGTATTGGGCTCATCTCGAGCCCATGCTCGTTCATAACACTGATACCGGGCTCCCCAAAGCTGTAAAGCTCCGGTGCTCTTTGTGCGACGCTGTTTTCTCGGCTTCTAATCCTTCAAGAACAGCTTCAGAACATCTAAAGAGGGGAACTTGTCCCAACTTTAACTCTCTTGCCAAACCCATTTCTTCTGTTTCTCCATCTCCAACAACGGTGGCAACAGCAACCGCAACTCAAAGTAATAGGAAACGAAGCTCTTCTTCGGTTACTGTAACTGCCACTGGCGGTGTCCTTGTTGGTTCGGGTTCTGGTTCTGGTTCAGGTTTGGGTTGTTCTTATCAGGTTACTCCGTTGGCTATTGTTGATCCTTCAAGGTTTTGCGGAGAGTTAGCTTACTCGCCGTCGCCAGGGGCGGTTGTGACGGCGAGTGGTGGAAGTTTGGTGCCGCAACATCAGCAGCATTTGGTTTTGTCTGGAGGGAAAGAGGATTTAGGTGCTTTGGCTATGTTGGAAGATAGTGTAAAGAAGCTAAAAAGTCCTAAAACTTCACCTGGGCCAACTTTAAGCAAGTCCCAGATTGAGTGTGCAGTTGATTTTTTAGCTGATTGGATTTATGAGTGTTGTGGGTCGGTTTCGTTTTCGAGTCTTGAACATCCAAAGTTTAGAGCTTTTCTTAATCAGGTCGGGTTGCCACCAGTTTCAAGGAGGGAACTTGCTGGTAGTAGATTGGATGTTAAGTATGAAGAAGTGAAATCTGAATCCGAGGCAAGGATTAGAGATGCTATGTTCTTTCAGGTTGCATCGGATGGGTGGAAAGCTAAGAGCTTTGCTAGTGGGGAAGAGAGCTTGGTGAATTTGATGGTGAATTTGCCTAATGGGACTAGTTTGTATAGAAGGGCAGTTTTTCTTAGTGGTGCTGTTCCTTCTAAATATGCAGAGGAGGTCTTGTGGGAGACTGTAACGGGAATTTGTGGGAATGCTGTGCAGCAATGTGCAGGGATTGTTGCTGATAAGTTTAAGGCTAAAGCATTGAGGAATTTGGAGAATCAGCATCATTGGATGGTTAATCTTTCTTGTCAGTTTCAGGGTTTGAATAGTTTGATTAAGGACTTTAGCAAGGAGCTTCCTTTGTTCAAGACAGTGACAGAGAACGCCTTGAAGCTTGcaaatttcataaataataCGAGTCAAATTCGCATTAGCTTTCAGAAGTATCAGTTGCAGGAGTGTGGGAGTGCCGATTTATTGAGAGTGCCCTTGCGCGACCATGAAAGCTTGAATTTTGGACCTGTATATACAATGATTGAAGATATATTGAACTCAGCTCGGGCACTTCAGTTGCTTTTGCTTGACGAAACGTATAAGATGGTATCCATGGAGGATCCAGTTGCTAGGGATGTTGCAGAGATGATTCGAGATATGGGGTTTTGGAATGATTTAGAGGCAGTGCATTCATTGGTTAAATTGATCAAAGAAATGGCTCAAGAGATAGAGACAGAAAGACCACTGGTTGGGAAATGCCTGCCACTTTGGGATGATCTTAGAACCAGGGTGAAAGATTGGTGTTCTAAATTTCACATTGCAGAAGGTCAAGTGGAGAAAGTGATTGAAAGGCGGTTCAAGAAGAATTACCACCCGGCTTGGGCGGCTGCATATATACTTGATCCACTTTATTTGATTAGAGACGCCAGTGGGAAGTACCTTCCCCCATTCAAATGCTTGACACTTGAGCAAGAAAAGGATGTTGACAAGCTGATAACCAGGCTTGTATCTAGAGAGGAGGCTCATATTGCTCTTATGGAGCTTATGAAATGGAGAACAGAAGGGCTTGATCCGGTATATGCACAAGCTGTGCAGATGAAGGAGAGAGATCCAGTCACTGGGAAGATGAAAATTGCTAATCCCCAGAGCAGTAGGCTTATTTGGGAAACTCATCTTACTGAGTTCAAGTCCCTAGGAAAAGTTGCAGTTAGGCTTATTTTCCTTCATGCAACTTCATGTGGATTCAAATGCAGTTGGTCTTTGTTGAGATGGGTAGGTGCACATGGGCATTCAAGGGTAGGCATGGACAGGGCTCAAAAGTTGATATTTGTTGCAGCACATTCCAAGCTCGAGAGGCGGGATTTTTCCAGCGATGAAGAGAAGGATGCGGAGCTTTTCGCATTGGCAAACGGTGAGGATGATGTGCTAAATGAGGTTCTTGTTGAAACATCCTCAGT AAGCATGTGA